Within the Prevotella scopos JCM 17725 genome, the region ATCACAATCCAAATAAATTACTTTATTAATAGAATCTGGAAGAATTTCTGCAAATAACAATCTATAATATGTTGCTTTCGTTATAAACAATTTTGGATTAGATGCACCCAACTGGGGGAAATCATCAAATAAAGTATCATCCACAAGATGGAATAGAAGAGAATGTTGAGGATTCTCACATAAAACTCGATTCAATTCCTTTTTTTGTTGTGTGGTAACGCTCTCATCTACAACTATATGAAAAACTATTCGTTCTTCATTATTATTAACTGATAATGATTTTATCATGACCCCAGTAGGCATCACATAATTTGAATCAGTAGTACATACGACATGCATCATAATTCTACCATTTTAATAATTGATAAAGAAAATGTTTTACCTTATACGTAAAATCCATTTTCCTTCGCTGTCTTACAAATGATTTTATCAGAGAAATAGGCACACCATTCTGTTCAAAAATATTCAAAGCTTCATGGTAACGGGTTTTATCTTTTTTTTTCTTAAGCTCTAATAGACAAGTAATAAAAAAGCTATCATAGGTAAAATACTTAAGATTATGTTGCTCCATAAAGGCTACTCGTTTTGCAAAAACAGTCCACCGGTCCTTGAACTTCTCCATATCCATTTCTGTATATGTAATAGAACCATCTCTATAAGTTACACAATATATCGCAATTCCAACACCTTTAACTCGTTTTGCAAAATAACCAGCTAAATAAGAGAACGTATTATCATTATGTATGCGAGTTTCATCAAATCTGATGTGATATTTTTCGATAACATTGGATTTAAAAAACTTTGCCCATGGAACTCCAGACTCATATCTAACAAGCCACTCGTTGCTCTCATTATCAGACATATACCTTTCCAGCTGATTATTCACAGCCCCTCCACGATTATTGTTTACATAAGTAACACTATCAAGAGAGTTTGCAAAGAAATATATAACATCTTCAGAAGCATCCTTATATTTATCTAAGCATTCATCAATGCAATAATTAAAAAAGTCATCAGCATCTGCAAATATTAACCATTTACTATTGGAATGTTCTATTCCAATATTTCTTGCATGTCCAGCCCCCTTAGATGATTTGTCAAAAACAACAATTGTATTTTTACGTTGTAGTCCTGGGAAATGTTCAAAGTCAACAATAGCAGGATCACTATTATCATCCACAATGATAACTTGTACATCATCTCTTTCTGGAATAGAATCCAAACACCGTTGCAAAAGCTTGGGAATGTTTTTATGAGGAATTATAATACTATAAATAAAATCCATTTAATATGTAAATTATGTCGAACTAAAAATAAAACAAGATTTTTTAAGAAGCTGTATAAATACCTTTGCTTACATTATGTTTAACATTAATAAACATTCTGATAAATTCTTGTAACTATTCAGCGATAATATACGTTGAATATCAAGAACCTATAAACTTAACATTGTGACAAAAAGGTTCGAAGTGACATTCTTTATTAGAATTTGTATGCATTTATTTATGTAACTTGTTGATAATCAACAATAGTTTATACACATTGTCGCTAAATAGTTACAAAGATTAAATCACTTTTATGCCATCTATAACATCTTTAATGCTTTTCCGAGACCTCCAAACTAATTGTACGAATAGCCCGGACACTTTGTCCGAAGCCTCCAGACAGAGTGTCCTAGAGTGTCGGAAAGTTTGTCCGAAGGCTCCGAATAAACTTTAAATAGCACTTTTATGATGCTTAAACTAATCATATCTTGTTTAAAAACGGACTCAATACTTACTGCCGGAAGGGTATTGATTCAAATGTCCGTTCGTATTTAGGTTCGTTATAGCCATACTTCATAAATAACGCTTTGATATCATCTGCCATCGACTGTGTATAAAGGTATCCATTTTCAGCATTGCTATAACGATAAAAATTGCTGCGTCCTCGAAAATAGGTATATACTTCTTTGCGAAGACTTGGTAAATCCATACGGCGCACCTCATCGAAGAAATGAGTAAACCCCGCATAACAAGTGACGAGCTTCTTCT harbors:
- a CDS encoding glycosyltransferase family 2 protein is translated as MDFIYSIIIPHKNIPKLLQRCLDSIPERDDVQVIIVDDNSDPAIVDFEHFPGLQRKNTIVVFDKSSKGAGHARNIGIEHSNSKWLIFADADDFFNYCIDECLDKYKDASEDVIYFFANSLDSVTYVNNNRGGAVNNQLERYMSDNESNEWLVRYESGVPWAKFFKSNVIEKYHIRFDETRIHNDNTFSYLAGYFAKRVKGVGIAIYCVTYRDGSITYTEMDMEKFKDRWTVFAKRVAFMEQHNLKYFTYDSFFITCLLELKKKKDKTRYHEALNIFEQNGVPISLIKSFVRQRRKMDFTYKVKHFLYQLLKW
- a CDS encoding DUF6078 family protein — encoded protein: MEINDLLSLNAFPKGYEACFLEGCSLKETCLHHLYYSLQPVNNTWGDAIYPSVLKAENLVDGCCRMYQEKKLVTCYAGFTHFFDEVRRMDLPSLRKEVYTYFRGRSNFYRYSNAENGYLYTQSMADDIKALFMKYGYNEPKYERTFESIPFRQ